A window of the Radiobacillus deserti genome harbors these coding sequences:
- the mutM gene encoding bifunctional DNA-formamidopyrimidine glycosylase/DNA-(apurinic or apyrimidinic site) lyase has protein sequence MPELPEMEHYKQLLEQTIKEKTITEVKILREKSINVSVSAFEKRVVSQQVTDIERKAKHLVLHLSSGDVLLLHLMLGGWMFYGLEGPDRTVQVRLSFGHHHLHFIGLRLGYLHILTESEMVQALENLGPEPLSDNFSLDMFIEKMHRKRGKLKTALVDQQFLSGIGNRYSDEICWQAQVLPTRSVNELTKIEMTNIFGAIRTILPKAIKLGGYMNEKFMKDDRITGGYLPHFHVYKQEGEACPRCSHPIRRSEISSRKTFYCSNCQY, from the coding sequence ATGCCTGAACTCCCTGAAATGGAACATTACAAGCAACTATTAGAGCAAACCATTAAAGAAAAGACGATTACAGAAGTGAAAATACTAAGAGAAAAATCAATCAACGTTTCCGTTTCCGCTTTTGAAAAGCGGGTAGTGTCTCAACAGGTTACTGACATAGAACGTAAAGCGAAACATTTAGTACTTCATCTTTCAAGTGGAGATGTACTCCTGTTACATCTTATGCTAGGGGGATGGATGTTTTATGGATTAGAAGGACCAGATCGCACTGTACAAGTACGTTTATCCTTTGGTCATCATCATTTACATTTTATTGGCTTACGACTAGGCTATCTTCATATTTTAACTGAATCTGAGATGGTACAAGCTTTAGAAAATTTAGGTCCAGAACCGTTAAGTGATAACTTTTCATTAGACATGTTTATAGAAAAAATGCATAGAAAAAGAGGAAAACTTAAGACTGCACTAGTTGATCAACAATTTCTTTCCGGTATCGGTAATCGATATTCAGATGAAATTTGTTGGCAAGCGCAAGTGTTACCAACTAGAAGTGTAAACGAACTAACTAAAATCGAGATGACAAACATTTTTGGGGCAATTCGAACCATTCTACCTAAAGCGATTAAACTCGGGGGTTATATGAACGAGAAGTTTATGAAGGATGATCGGATAACTGGGGGATATTTGCCGCACTTTCATGTTTATAAGCAGGAGGGCGAGGCTTGTCCTCGGTGCAGTCACCCTATTCGAAGAAGTGAAATCTCGTCTCGTAAAACTTTCTATTGTTCAAACTGTCAATACTAA